From the Phormidium ambiguum IAM M-71 genome, the window CCGTTGCATGAATTCATAGATTGCCCGTAATTCTTGATTTAAATACCCAAGCTCTGATAAAATATTGTCTGGAGTTAAATCTTTTTCTTTAACTGTTCTTAGTAATTTAGCTAAAGTTTGCAAAGGTCCGTTATGAATGGCATCAAAGGTGCTATCAATGAGTTGTTGGCGATCGCTAATTCTCGCCTTCAACGCCAAGTCATACTGATAGAAAGATGTTAAACCTAAAGCAATCCTATCAATAATAAAAATTAAAAACGTCGGAACAACTGGTATCCACCAACCCCAAAGCAACAATAAATAACTAATTACAATTAAAATTACACTAATAAAACCAACAGCTAAAAGATTTTTTAAAGGAGATCTACTAATGCGTCCAAAAACAATTCCTAAGATTCCCCAAGCAATAATCCACAAGTATTCCCACTTGTCTGACCAACTCTGCAAAAGCGGTCTGCCATCCAACACAGCACTAATAATTTGACTGACTGCATGAGCTTGAATTTCTACTCCATAAACTAACCCAGGCGTAAGTTTTTTACTGCTAGTTACATTCGTAATAATCACATCTTTGATACTAGGAGAGGTAACGCCGATAATCACAATGCGATCGCGTATCCAATCAGCATTTACCTTCCCTGATATAATATCATTGAGAGATACAATGCGAAATCTTTCTTTACCACTTCGATAATTAAGTAATATTTGGATTCCGCCTGTATCCGCTCTTACATATCCCCCAAAATTTGGGTGAAGACGAGGTAACTCAATTGTCCCAAATTTAATTTTTCGAGAATCATTGTTAAAAGATATTTTTTGAGTTAATAAGTAAGTTCGGGCTAACTTTAGCGTAAAAGATAACTTATCAACTTTATTGTCCCCTTTTTCGTACCACACTTGTAACAAGCTTCTTCTCAAGGAACCATCATCATCTGGTATAGAATCAACAAAGCCAACTCGTTCGGGAGGAGAACTAGGAGGAGGATTGACATTTTCTGAGAAAATTTTTTCAATAGCAACTAAATTCTTTATCTCTTTGAAAGTTGCTATAATTTCAGCATGACCGGGCTCCACAGGTAAGTCTCTAAAAATATCTAACCCAATGACTGCTGGCTGGTAAGTTTGTAATTTTCTCAACAGTTCGGCAATTTTGCGATCGGGAATAGGATAGTTTCCGCTGTTTCTGATATCCTGTTCATTAATCCCTACAATCAAAATTCTCTTATCAATTGGTTCGCTGGGACGTAGACGGAGAAAACGATCGAAAACCAACCATTCTAAAGGCTGTAATACTCCTGTTAAACGAGCGATAATTATTAGGGAAATACTTACAAATCCTGGTAGTACGATTACAAGGCGATTAAAAGTAATTTCCTCTTTTATTTTTTTGACGAAACCATATCGCACAAGTTTTCACCTAAAATTGATTAAGGTTGCAGATAAGCACCGGAGAAATTGGTTAATTGATTAATCAATTAATCCTTCTTCTCTAGCTCGTAAATGTGTTTGAATGCGAATATTTTTCCCCTCTTCAGGATAAACACCTAAAACATCTTGAACTTTAGTCCAATAATGCCGCACAGTTCGTTCTGATACACACATCCGTTCCGAAATTGCTTTATCTTGT encodes:
- a CDS encoding CHASE2 domain-containing protein, whose amino-acid sequence is MRYGFVKKIKEEITFNRLVIVLPGFVSISLIIIARLTGVLQPLEWLVFDRFLRLRPSEPIDKRILIVGINEQDIRNSGNYPIPDRKIAELLRKLQTYQPAVIGLDIFRDLPVEPGHAEIIATFKEIKNLVAIEKIFSENVNPPPSSPPERVGFVDSIPDDDGSLRRSLLQVWYEKGDNKVDKLSFTLKLARTYLLTQKISFNNDSRKIKFGTIELPRLHPNFGGYVRADTGGIQILLNYRSGKERFRIVSLNDIISGKVNADWIRDRIVIIGVTSPSIKDVIITNVTSSKKLTPGLVYGVEIQAHAVSQIISAVLDGRPLLQSWSDKWEYLWIIAWGILGIVFGRISRSPLKNLLAVGFISVILIVISYLLLLWGWWIPVVPTFLIFIIDRIALGLTSFYQYDLALKARISDRQQLIDSTFDAIHNGPLQTLAKLLRTVKEKDLTPDNILSELGYLNQELRAIYEFMQRQNLSEEHSLHLGNNLELNLQVPLHEILYQVYSHTLERDLPYFKTLKFKIRTFDIIDDQSLSIEQKQGICRFLEEALCNVGKHAQGVTRLVVTYTLKDDWYILSITDNGQGNCHLKNEGRGTQQSKNLARHLRGKFQRVPLSPKGTLCQLTWPMKKRLWFW